A stretch of the Sulfuritortus calidifontis genome encodes the following:
- the coaE gene encoding dephospho-CoA kinase (Dephospho-CoA kinase (CoaE) performs the final step in coenzyme A biosynthesis.): MPAAARPFCIGLTGGIGSGKSTVAEMFADLGVAIIDTDRISRELTAAGGAAMAAIRAEFGEVMVRPDGSLDRPRMREQVFADSAARQRLEAILHPMIRAEAERQLAAVQGGTYAMLVVPLLVETGAYRKLIDRVLVVDCDESRQLRRIVSRDGLDEAQARAILAAQADRQQRLAAADDVLENQGSLEALRGKVAALHAKYQKMAQAAR, encoded by the coding sequence GTGCCTGCCGCCGCTCGCCCTTTCTGTATTGGCTTGACCGGTGGTATCGGTTCGGGCAAGAGCACGGTGGCTGAGATGTTCGCCGACCTGGGGGTGGCGATCATCGACACCGACCGGATATCGCGGGAACTGACCGCCGCCGGCGGCGCTGCCATGGCCGCCATTCGCGCCGAATTCGGCGAGGTCATGGTCAGGCCAGACGGTTCGCTCGATCGGCCGCGCATGCGCGAGCAGGTCTTTGCCGACAGTGCGGCGCGCCAGCGGCTGGAGGCGATTTTGCACCCCATGATCCGGGCTGAGGCGGAGCGGCAGTTGGCGGCGGTTCAAGGCGGCACTTACGCCATGCTGGTGGTACCCCTGTTAGTGGAGACCGGCGCCTACCGCAAGCTGATCGACCGCGTGCTGGTGGTCGACTGCGACGAGTCCCGCCAGCTGCGCCGGATTGTCAGTCGCGATGGCCTTGATGAAGCCCAGGCGCGCGCCATCCTGGCTGCACAGGCCGACCGGCAGCAGCGTCTAGCAGCGGCCGACGACGTCCTGGAGAACCAGGGCTCGCTTGAGGCGTTGCGTGGCAAAGTCGCTGCCCTGCACGCGAAATATCAGAAAATGGCCCAGGCGGCGCGATAA
- a CDS encoding prepilin peptidase: MEPAYLIVLSLVFGLVIGSFLNVVIHRLPRMLEREWRQQCAEFEGKTSPAEATYNLVVPRSACPNCGHRIAWYENIPILSFLLLKGRCAGCGSPIPWRYPAVELITGLLFAYAVWQFGVDGRTLAVLVLLALLIALTFIDLDTYLLPDNLTLLLLWLGLAVNLQGLFVPIEEAVIGAMVGYISLWSVYWLFKLATGKEGMGYGDFKLLAALGAWLGWKMILPILLASSIVGALIGIGLILFAGRDRARPIPFGPYLVLGGIVCLFWGPVLVRLYLPA, encoded by the coding sequence ATGGAACCTGCCTATCTGATTGTCTTGTCCCTGGTCTTCGGCCTGGTCATCGGCAGCTTCCTCAACGTCGTCATCCACCGTCTGCCGCGCATGCTGGAACGCGAGTGGCGACAGCAGTGCGCCGAATTCGAAGGCAAGACCTCGCCGGCAGAGGCGACCTACAATCTGGTGGTGCCGCGTTCGGCCTGCCCGAACTGCGGCCATCGCATCGCCTGGTACGAGAACATTCCCATCCTGAGTTTTCTGCTGCTCAAGGGCCGCTGTGCCGGCTGCGGCAGCCCGATCCCCTGGCGCTATCCCGCGGTCGAGTTGATTACCGGCCTGCTGTTCGCCTATGCCGTCTGGCAGTTCGGCGTGGATGGCCGCACGCTGGCCGTGCTGGTGCTGCTCGCCTTGCTGATCGCCCTGACCTTCATCGACCTCGATACCTATCTGCTGCCGGACAACCTTACCCTGCTCCTGCTCTGGCTCGGGCTGGCGGTCAATCTGCAAGGCCTATTCGTGCCGATCGAAGAGGCGGTGATCGGTGCCATGGTGGGCTATATCAGCCTGTGGAGCGTGTACTGGTTGTTCAAGCTTGCCACCGGCAAGGAAGGCATGGGCTATGGCGATTTCAAGCTGCTCGCCGCCCTCGGGGCCTGGCTGGGCTGGAAGATGATCCTGCCCATCCTGCTGGCCTCCAGCATCGTCGGCGCCCTGATCGGCATCGGTTTGATCCTGTTCGCGGGCCGTGATCGCGCACGGCCCATCCCCTTCGGCCCCTATCTGGTGCTCGGCGGCATCGTCTGCCTGTTCTGGGGACCAGTCCTGGTTCGGCTCTATCTGCCTGCCTGA
- a CDS encoding type II secretion system F family protein produces the protein MAVAKAAAKQMTFLYEGTDKTGKKVKGQLLAGGETMVRDVLRRQGIVVQKVKKQSRLAGAGKKITEKDIALFTRQLATMMKAGVPLLQAFDITARSHANPAVQKLLGEVKADIETGTGLSQAFRKHPKYFDGLYCNLVAAGEQAGIMDTVLDRLAIYKEKMLAIKGKIKSALMYPAIVVVVAFVITAGIMIFVIPAFKQLFESSGGELPALTQMVMDFSDLFVEYWWLIFLSIGAAVAAFVQGVKRSPKFSAMVDAWTLKLPVFGMIIEKATIARWARTFSSLFAAGVPMVEALDSVAGASGNAVYYDATIKIKSQVATGTNLTAALQDAKIFPNMLVQMVSIGEESGSLDSMLGKVADFYEREVDDAVDALSSLMEPLIMVILGGLIGTIVVAMYLPIFKMGSTV, from the coding sequence ATGGCCGTTGCCAAAGCCGCCGCGAAGCAGATGACCTTCCTTTATGAGGGCACCGACAAGACCGGCAAGAAGGTCAAGGGCCAGCTGCTGGCTGGCGGCGAGACCATGGTACGCGATGTGCTGCGCCGCCAGGGCATTGTCGTGCAGAAGGTCAAGAAGCAGAGCCGCCTGGCCGGTGCCGGCAAGAAGATCACCGAGAAGGACATTGCCCTGTTCACCCGCCAGCTGGCGACTATGATGAAGGCCGGCGTGCCGCTGCTTCAGGCCTTTGATATCACGGCCCGCAGCCATGCCAATCCAGCGGTGCAGAAGCTGCTGGGCGAGGTCAAGGCCGACATCGAAACAGGTACCGGCCTGAGCCAGGCCTTCCGCAAGCACCCCAAGTACTTCGATGGCCTCTATTGCAACCTGGTCGCTGCCGGTGAGCAGGCTGGCATCATGGATACGGTGCTCGATCGCCTCGCCATCTACAAGGAGAAGATGCTGGCGATCAAGGGCAAGATCAAATCCGCCCTGATGTACCCGGCCATCGTCGTCGTGGTCGCCTTCGTCATCACCGCCGGCATCATGATCTTCGTCATCCCGGCCTTCAAGCAGCTGTTCGAGAGCAGCGGCGGCGAGTTGCCGGCCCTGACCCAGATGGTGATGGACTTCTCCGACCTGTTCGTCGAATACTGGTGGCTGATCTTCCTCTCCATCGGCGCAGCCGTGGCCGCCTTCGTCCAGGGGGTGAAGCGCTCGCCCAAGTTCTCGGCCATGGTCGACGCCTGGACGCTCAAGCTGCCGGTGTTCGGCATGATCATCGAGAAGGCCACGATCGCCCGCTGGGCCCGAACCTTCTCCTCCCTGTTCGCCGCCGGCGTGCCCATGGTCGAGGCCCTGGATTCGGTCGCTGGTGCTTCGGGCAATGCGGTGTATTACGATGCCACGATCAAGATCAAGAGCCAGGTGGCGACCGGCACCAATCTCACGGCGGCCTTGCAGGACGCCAAGATCTTTCCCAACATGCTGGTGCAGATGGTCTCCATCGGCGAGGAATCCGGCTCGCTCGACAGCATGCTGGGCAAGGTGGCCGACTTCTACGAGCGCGAGGTCGACGACGCGGTCGATGCCCTGTCCAGCCTGATGGAGCCGCTGATCATGGTGATCCTCGGCGGTCTCATCGGCACCATCGTGGTGGCCATGTACCTGCCAATCTTCAAGATGGGCAGCACGGTCTGA
- the pilB gene encoding type IV-A pilus assembly ATPase PilB: MVAANASNTLTGLCRALVQHGLLKQEEGESLQEQAKAAGQSFLGYILANRRFSSTQVSTFASQTFGLPFFDLDAIDPDVIPRVIKDPAVLEKHRVVPLAQRGNRLFVGIADPSNLQALDEVKFQTGLTVEPVVVEDDKLGKIVAKLAEGSQENVLKSIETDDLNLEFTDEETQAATMEEGGVDIDDAPVVRYLQKIMLDAINSGASDIHFEPYEKYYRIRYRLDGILYEIAQPPLAIKDKIASRIKVISKLDISEKRVPQDGRIKLVVSRTKTIDFRVSTLPTLYGEKIVMRILDPSSAQKGIESLGYEPQQMEALMHAIQRPYGMVLVTGPTGSGKTVSLYSCLNILNKPDINICTVEDPAEIQLAGINQVNVNEKAGLTFAAALKSFLRQDPDIIMVGEIRDLETAEIAIKAAQTGHMVLSTLHTNDAPSTLTRLANMGVPTYNVAASVLLITAQRLGRRLCSNCKRPVDIPPEALLNAGFTEADLTGDWQAYTAVGCDACKQTGYKGRVGLYQVMPISDEINRMILKNATTMDIGAQAKREGVLDLRQAGLLKVKAGMTSLEEVLSVTNE; encoded by the coding sequence GTGGTCGCCGCCAATGCCTCTAATACCTTGACGGGCCTGTGTCGGGCCCTAGTGCAGCATGGCCTGCTCAAACAGGAGGAAGGCGAGTCGCTGCAGGAACAGGCCAAGGCGGCCGGCCAGTCTTTCCTTGGCTATATCCTGGCCAACCGGCGCTTCAGTTCGACCCAGGTATCCACTTTCGCTTCACAGACCTTCGGCCTGCCTTTCTTCGACCTCGATGCGATCGATCCGGATGTGATCCCCCGGGTTATCAAGGACCCGGCGGTGCTCGAGAAGCATCGGGTGGTTCCGCTTGCACAGCGGGGCAACCGCCTGTTTGTCGGCATTGCCGACCCGAGCAATCTGCAGGCGCTGGATGAGGTGAAGTTCCAAACCGGCCTGACGGTGGAGCCGGTGGTCGTCGAGGATGACAAACTGGGCAAAATCGTGGCCAAGCTGGCCGAAGGCTCCCAGGAGAATGTGCTCAAGTCGATCGAGACGGATGATCTCAATCTCGAGTTCACCGACGAGGAGACCCAGGCAGCGACCATGGAGGAGGGCGGCGTCGATATCGACGATGCCCCGGTGGTCCGCTATCTGCAGAAGATCATGCTGGATGCGATCAACTCCGGTGCTTCCGACATTCATTTCGAGCCCTACGAAAAGTATTACCGCATCCGGTATCGCCTGGATGGCATCCTCTATGAGATCGCCCAGCCGCCTTTGGCGATCAAGGACAAGATCGCCTCGCGGATCAAGGTCATCTCCAAGCTGGACATCTCCGAGAAGCGGGTGCCGCAGGACGGTCGGATCAAACTGGTGGTCTCGCGGACTAAGACCATCGACTTTCGGGTCAGCACGCTGCCGACCCTGTATGGCGAAAAGATCGTCATGCGGATTCTCGATCCGAGCAGCGCCCAGAAGGGCATCGAGTCGCTCGGCTACGAGCCGCAGCAGATGGAGGCGCTGATGCACGCCATCCAGCGCCCCTACGGCATGGTGCTGGTGACCGGCCCGACCGGCAGCGGCAAGACGGTGTCGCTCTATTCCTGCCTCAACATCCTGAACAAGCCGGACATCAACATCTGCACGGTCGAGGACCCCGCCGAGATTCAGCTCGCCGGCATCAACCAGGTCAACGTCAACGAAAAGGCCGGGCTCACCTTTGCTGCCGCCCTGAAATCCTTCCTGCGGCAGGATCCGGACATCATCATGGTCGGCGAGATTCGCGACCTGGAGACGGCGGAAATCGCCATCAAGGCGGCGCAGACCGGCCACATGGTGCTGTCCACCCTGCATACCAACGATGCGCCCTCGACCCTGACCCGGCTGGCCAATATGGGGGTGCCGACCTACAACGTGGCGGCCTCTGTGCTGCTGATTACGGCCCAGCGCCTGGGCCGCCGGCTCTGCTCGAATTGCAAGCGGCCGGTCGACATCCCGCCAGAGGCCTTGTTGAACGCCGGCTTTACCGAGGCAGACCTGACCGGCGACTGGCAGGCATACACGGCAGTCGGCTGCGATGCCTGCAAGCAGACCGGCTACAAGGGCCGGGTCGGCCTGTATCAGGTCATGCCGATCTCGGATGAGATCAACCGGATGATCCTGAAGAATGCGACGACGATGGATATTGGGGCTCAAGCCAAGCGGGAAGGCGTGCTCGACTTGCGCCAGGCGGGGCTGCTCAAGGTCAAGGCGGGCATGACCTCGCTGGAAGAGGTCTTGTCGGTGACGAACGAATAA
- a CDS encoding HlyC/CorC family transporter: MDSIPLSALLIALVVLLVASGFFSISETSLMAVNRYRLKSLVKAGHRGARLAERLLVRTDKLLGVILLGNNLVNAAAAALVTVIAFRLFGENEYALSLATVCVTFLILVFSEVSPKVMGAAYPERVAPVVSYVLSPLLKLMQPAVWFINLFVNALLRLLRLRPPDLASGSVMGVEELRTLLAESGHMLPKAHRGILLNLFDLEKITVDDVMRPRGQIEAIDLLSHPDELYQELATSHHARVLAYEGEVNNVVGIVKVRRVLAHCADGKVDMDTLREQLRQPYFIPSGTPLLTQLHAFQETHQTFGLVVDEYGDLLGLVTVDDILEEIVGEFAAASPLQSPLVIADEDGSWLVEGSSSIRELNRRLGLALPQEDARTLNGLILEHLEAMPEAGVSVMIAGYPMEVIQVQDRMVKTARIYPRRPEAGETRADL, from the coding sequence TTGGATAGCATCCCTCTCAGTGCACTACTGATAGCACTGGTCGTCCTGCTTGTCGCCTCTGGTTTTTTTTCCATCTCTGAAACGAGCCTGATGGCGGTCAACCGCTACCGGCTGAAGAGCTTGGTGAAGGCCGGACATCGCGGGGCCCGTCTTGCCGAACGGCTATTGGTGCGTACCGACAAACTGCTGGGCGTGATTTTACTGGGTAACAACCTGGTCAATGCGGCGGCGGCGGCCCTGGTTACCGTGATCGCCTTTCGCTTGTTTGGCGAGAATGAGTATGCCCTGTCTCTTGCGACTGTCTGCGTCACCTTCTTGATCCTGGTGTTTTCCGAGGTTAGCCCTAAGGTCATGGGGGCGGCATATCCCGAGCGTGTGGCACCCGTAGTCAGTTATGTTCTGTCCCCGCTGCTTAAGTTGATGCAGCCTGCTGTCTGGTTCATTAACCTATTCGTCAATGCCCTGCTCAGGCTGCTACGGCTTCGCCCGCCTGATCTTGCATCTGGCAGCGTGATGGGGGTGGAAGAGTTGCGTACCCTGCTGGCCGAATCCGGCCATATGTTGCCCAAGGCGCATCGCGGCATCCTGCTTAATCTGTTCGATCTGGAGAAGATCACGGTCGACGATGTCATGCGGCCCCGGGGACAGATCGAGGCGATCGACCTACTGTCGCATCCGGACGAGCTTTACCAGGAATTGGCTACCAGTCATCATGCCCGTGTGCTGGCCTACGAGGGCGAAGTGAATAATGTGGTCGGGATCGTCAAGGTGCGCCGTGTCCTTGCTCACTGCGCGGATGGTAAGGTGGACATGGACACCCTGCGCGAGCAGCTGCGTCAACCCTATTTCATTCCGTCTGGCACGCCGCTGTTGACGCAGTTGCATGCCTTCCAGGAGACGCATCAGACTTTCGGTCTGGTCGTGGACGAATACGGTGACCTCCTGGGCTTGGTGACAGTCGACGATATTCTGGAGGAGATTGTCGGCGAGTTCGCCGCGGCCTCGCCTTTGCAGAGTCCGTTGGTCATTGCAGACGAGGATGGCAGCTGGCTGGTCGAGGGGTCCAGCAGCATTCGCGAGTTGAATCGCCGCTTGGGGTTGGCATTGCCTCAGGAGGATGCGCGGACACTGAACGGGCTGATCCTGGAGCACCTGGAAGCAATGCCGGAGGCCGGGGTTAGCGTGATGATTGCGGGCTATCCGATGGAGGTCATCCAGGTCCAGGACCGCATGGTGAAGACCGCCCGCATCTATCCCCGGCGGCCGGAAGCCGGCGAGACCAGGGCAGACCTTTGA